The sequence below is a genomic window from Barnesiella propionica.
TTAGGAGCTATAGGACATATGCAAGCCGAGATCGTTTCGAAAATGATAGCGAATGAAGTAGGTGAGAAAAAAGAAGTAAAACCGCTTAGTCCTATGGTTGTGTGTTTTGGGGATATGGGTAGTCATAAAGGCTTCTATATGCATACGAATGAATGGTGGGGTGGAGACATAAGTGTAATGAAAATGGGTTATACTCCATATCTGCTCAAAATGGGATTTAAAAATATGTATTATACATTAGGCGGAAAAGTTCCAAGCTGGGGCATGCCGCTTGCAGAACTTGTCGGTGATCATACTATTGTCTAAAGAGTGTTTACAGTGTTATTTGCTGTATATTCTATAAATACGAATAATGAAGGGATCGGTTATTTTTAACCGATCCCTTCATTATTCGTTTAAATTCAGTTTTATAAATTTAAAAGACAAGGATCATTTAGCATATTTCTATTAGAGTCGTTTTACTTTTTTGTATCGGGTTTATATCAGTAGCGATCATTTCTTGTATCACTCTCAGTATAATTATAAATAACTATTTTTTTATTTTGTTTTTCCTTCTAACTTCGCAGTTTTAAATAATATATTATGAGGCAAATGATAGAATTGGCGACTCGGAACCAGCAAAAAGCATGGGAAATTATCAGACAAACGGATATTGAGAATTCCTGGAGATCAACCGGAGCCGATATTAATTTGGTAGGTTCTTTATCTATGGGGCTATTAATGAAACATAGGGATATAGATTTTCATATCTATTCTTCTTCCGTTAGTTTGGCGGATGATTTCCGGATTATGGCAAAATTGGCGGAAAACCCGGCTATCCGGAAAATAGAGTATGCAAATTTGTTGAATACGGATGAAGCATGTTTGGAATGGCATGCGTGGTATGAAGATGAGGAACATGAACTTTGGCAGATAGATATGATTCATCTTTTGAAGGGTTCCCGATATGAGGGGTATTTTGAAAATGTAGCAAAACGTATTGCTGCTCTTTTGACCGATGAAATCAAATATGCTATCCTGAAATTGAAATTTGAAACACCAGAAACAGAAAAGATCATGGGTATAATTTATTATCAGGCAGTTATTCAGGGTGGTGTGCGGACTTATACCGAATTTAAAGAATGGATAAAACAACATCCTGTATCCGGAATTATAGAGTGGATTCCTTGATTTTATTTTAAGCCCCCGGGCTTAATAGCCCGATTGACTGTTTTAATGGAATTTTGTATTATTTATATGAAAACTGCAAATGTTATATTGTCATGTCTCTGTTTGGGAGGTAAACTATAAATAAATTGGCTAAGATTTATTTGCAATGTTTAGAGCTGAGATTTGTCGCTTGGATGAATACGGGATTTAAATAATTCCCTTGCTTTTACTATGTATGTAGCTTTTTATGACATCATATCCGAACTTGTCTCCAAAATTAATGGACGCGTAAGTATATCTGTATTTATTGATATATACCACAAGTGTACAACTTAAGTTGATTTTTGATAATTAATTAAACATCATTTTACCATTCTCTCATATTTTATAATCAGTGATTGAAACTAAAAGTGTTGCCTTGCTCACATTTTTTCTATACTCTGTATGAGTCTGTTTCATATACTATTACTATAGATATTCGTTTTTTATTTTTATCTTTTTCTCATAAAGTTACTTTTGTACAAGAGTATAAAAAGTGAATTCCTTATTTGTCTATTTGAAAAAAATAATACAATATAAGAACCTGAATTATTTTATTTTTATATACTTTTGCGTAAGACTCAATTAGTAATATTTATCTTTTATGAAACTCTGTATATAGCTACACTCAATGAATAGCCTTACTTACGAACTAATGCTGTTCAGCTATCTGACGAATAATTTAATATTTGTCACAGAGTTTTTTTAATAATCCTTTAGTTTTTCAATTTGCGATTTGGCATACTGTTTTTATAGTAGTATGTTATATCGTTCTATTTACAGTTGAGTAATGAATTA
It includes:
- a CDS encoding phosphoglycerate mutase family protein, whose product is MRQMIELATRNQQKAWEIIRQTDIENSWRSTGADINLVGSLSMGLLMKHRDIDFHIYSSSVSLADDFRIMAKLAENPAIRKIEYANLLNTDEACLEWHAWYEDEEHELWQIDMIHLLKGSRYEGYFENVAKRIAALLTDEIKYAILKLKFETPETEKIMGIIYYQAVIQGGVRTYTEFKEWIKQHPVSGIIEWIP